CAACAGCGGCCCCAGCATACCAAGCAGCAGATGTCCGAGCATGTGGATCGTGAAGTTCGTAGGGGCGAGTCGCGCCAGCGGACCGATCAGCGGCAAACCAACGCAAAGCATTCCCGCAACCCAGCACAGATAACGATAGACCGGCCATGTTCGGTAGTTTCGATTGGAGACTCTAGCAGCAACCATATACAGAAGAATGAGAAACGCGAAGATCAAGCCACCTATGAATAAATCCCAGGACGTCCATGAAACAGAGGCTCCGGACATTCCAGCCCCATGATCAAACGAATGGTTACTCACCATAAGATCAGGCCTCCCTGGAAAGAGCACGGTTTTGAGTTCGCACGATGAGAATCACACCCACTATGATCATGCCCGCAGCAATCAGGTTCCAGATCCAATCGTAGGGACGGATATCGACGTTATAACGAATCTGGTGCAGACGCATCCATTTATGCTGAATGATGCCGTCATACAGCTGGAAGGCGCCGCCTCCAAGCAGGATACCTCCAATCCACCGTTTCAGCCAGAACGCATTTCGGCGGTGAAGATCGGCAAGCATGAACGAGGATCCGATGGTGGCGAACCAGCTGAAAGCGTGAAACAGTCCATCGGAGACAAGACCGATATCGCTTGTAGATTTATCATAGAAATGATGCCAATGCAGCAATTGATGAAACACAACCTCATCGATAAAACCGACTAGACCTAATCCGAATAAGATGCCGGCCCATAAATTACGTGCGGAGTAACGTCTGCGCTGTAATTGGTGTTCTTTGGATTTTGTTGACTTCATTCGGTTCATCCTCTTCCATTTCATAAAAATTCGAAGTGTATTGTTTTAAAAGGGTTCTACTAACTAAGGTTACCCACTTTTACCATTTCAATAACTCCTGGGGCTTGGAATGAGGATTCCTTATTGAACTAAAAGATAAACGGCAATACGGTGAATAGTTTACATAATGTATAATATGTAAACTCGCGGATAAATCCTAACGATGAATTCCTGCCCGTTAGATGACTGTATCAAAAGTTCCTACTTCAGTTCACTTTGGTTGTCTTCTAAAAACACATGAAAAAGGCGAACCCCTAACAGGATTCGCCTTTTGATATTGGAATTTATGTTGTTGAGCATCAGGCATGAAGTGAAATCGGAATCTCCTTTACACCGCGAACAATCATACCCGGTCTCCATTCAAGCTCATCGATGTCCCGTTGAAGCTCAAAATGGGGGTAGCGGCGGAGCAGCGTGTTGATTGCGATTTCACCCTCCAGTCTGGCGAGCGGGGCTCCCAGGCAGAGATGAATTCCTTTGCCGAAGGCTAAATGCTGGCTTTTCTCCCGGGTAATATCAAAGATATCCGGATTCTCGAATTGTGAGGCATCCCGATTTGCGGAGTTCAAAGCGATGACAACCAAGTCGCCTTTTTTCATGTGAACGCCATGAAAATCCATATCCTCCGCTGCCCAGCGGGATGTACTGAATTCAACGGGACCGTTGTAGCGAAGCATTTCCTCAATTGCGCCATGAATGAGTTCGGGTTGTTCCTGCAGAAGCTTGCGCTGCTCCGGATGCTCCAATAACGCAAGCACGCCATTGCCGATCAGGTTCACCGTCGTTTCATGACCGGCTATGATCATCAGGGTGACGACGCCATATAACTCCTGTTCGGATAAGCGATCACCCTGATTCTCGGCAATCACAAGCTGACTGATCAAATCATCGCCCGGTTGTTCGCGAACCTTCGGGAACCAATCCTTCAAATAAGCGATAAATTCATTCATATGCTGGACCACTTGCTCGTTCAATTCCTGGTTGGAGGCGCCGATGATGGAGTTGGACCATACCCGGAACTTGTCCTGATCCTCCGTAGGCACGCCAAGGATTTCACTTATTACGATAATGGGAAGTTTAAAGGCATAATCGTCAATGAGATTTATGGTGTCTCTGGAGGAGACAGCATCCAGCAGGTTGTCCGCGATCTCTTGGATATGGCCTCGCATATCTGCGATTCTCTGTGGCGTAAAGCCCTTTTGAACCAAACCGCGAAGCCGTTTGTGATCCGGTGGATCGGAGAACAGCATGTTGGTGCTGAATACGCTGGTCTGTTCCTGACCCATTGCTTTAGCAACGTCTTTGCTAAGTCGGCCATCCTTGAGCGCTTCAACAGCTTGCTCGTAATTGCTGATCAGCCATCCGAAACGTCCATCGGGAAATTGCAGATTCAGAATGGGATCGCTCTGCCTCAATTTCTCGTATACCGGATAAGGGTTATGGGTAAATTCCTTCGTAAACAATACATTTTTCAGAGATTCGTTCGCATTTGTCATATAGGGGCTCCTCTCGAAAATGATAGGTTCATCTCCAGTATAAGGGAAGGAGGAGGAGATAACCAATTTACGGATGAAATGCCGACAGTATCCAAATGCTTGATCATACCAATTTGCGAGAAAATAGAACCCTGATTGACTCTTAAAGAGTGCCATTTGGTCTACTGACTATCCGTCGTTTTCTTTGTTATATTGGATCATATCTGAATAGTTGAAAGGGGGAATCAAGCGGTGAAATCCGTTTCCGGGGAGAAGGCAGCGCTGCTGGTTCGATTTTTTATACCGTATGCTGTCATTTTGGTGGGCTCCCTATTGGTTGGATGGTTTGCTTATGGGAAGACCGCAGAGCTTATCGAAAGCGAGACGGTGAGAACCACCTCCGCAGCTCTGCAGCAAATCCAGGAAGCGCTGGATCAGAGATTTGCTGAAATCGAGAACCTTGCACGGCAGATGTCGAGCGAATCGAAGGTGCTCTCTTTTCAATTTGAGAAAGAACCGTTTGCCGGTACGGGTCCCTATCGTCTATGGGATTTGGAAAAGAGTTTGTTTAATTACAAATTGTTCAATCACTTCATTGTGGATTATTACATCGCTTACAGAAACAGCAACATGATCGTATCACCTCGCAAGGTGTATACGGTGGACCAGTATTATCGAATGCAGCTGCACTATGACGACCAGCCATTAAGCGAGTGGAAGCAAGCCTTGTTTGGGCAGTATCATTATAAAACGTATGCCCCGGGCCATTCGGTTGTATATGAAGGGAAACCTTACTCGGTTGTCAGCTACATGCAATCGTTCGGGAATAAAAGGAGTAGCGGAGTGGTCACTGTACTGATTAATAATATGCAGATCCAGGACATGCTTCGTAAAGTCGATCCAGAACAAGAGGGTTTTGCCTACATTGCAGATCAGAACGGCAACCTGATCAGCTCCATTGGTTTGAAAGAACCGGATGTATTGAAAGCGCTTCCTAAAAAAGGAGGCTACTCCCATATTCGATTAGGTGGTCAAGAAATGCTGGTGACGCAATCCACGTCCCAATACAATGGCTGGAGCTATGTATCTGCCCAACCGAAATCCGTGGTTCTGCAAAAGGTAAATTATATCAAACAGCTGACATTGGCGATCTTTATCACGGCTCTTCTCCTAGGGCTTGGCATAGCCGGCTATCTCGCGTATCGAAGCAGCAGGCCATTCCTGAAGATTCTCCAGCTTCTACCCTCATCGCGCCGGGATGTAAAACATGCTATTGCTCGTAACGCTGTCGATTATATCGGTCATTCCGTGTCCGAGCTGATCGAAAGCCATCATACGCTGAAGGAGCGGTTGGAAGAGCAGATCCCGATGCTGCGAAATGTCGTAGTTGACAGGCTTCTGAAGGGAGGTTTCACCTCGATGCAGGAGATCGACGCTGCCATGGAACATGCACAAGTCCAACTTCGGGGCTCTCACCATGCGGTTGCCCTGCTTCATATTCGGGGATACCAGGAGCCGTTTATGGAAGAGATGCTGATGGAACTTGATATTGTAAAAATCAACATCCGCGACCGGATTCAATCGTTATGCGGGGAGGAAGTGCTGCTGCATGATTTTGGTGAAAACCAGTTGGTCCTGATCCTGTCCGGAACGGCGGCAGACAACGCGGATTTTACGACAAGGATGCGAGCATATATACAGGGAATTTATGAGCATTTGAGCGCAATCCCGGATACGGGCTTGTATATAGCTGTAGGTGAATGCCAGTCCAGCATTGCTGAGTTATACCGTTCTTACGGAGAAGCCAGGTTTGTGCTTCATCACGCTGGATGGAGCGAGAAGACGCCTATCTTATTTCATGCTGAAATGGAAACGCCGCCCTTCACCTATTATTATCCGGCCGATGAAGAGATGAGATTGATTCAGCTTGTAAAAGCAGGCAATCTGGATGAGACCAAGCAGCTCTTATTGCAGATCAAGGAGAAGAATAGATCGGAGCGGCAATTGCCGATGGCTGTGGAGAAGCTCCTTGCTCAGGAGCTTAGCGGTACCCTGATGAAATGCTGCGAACAGACAGGAGATGATGGAAGCGGCAGAACGGAGGAAATGGATGCCGTCATCAGAGCTCTACATCCGGTGATGTCCCCGGCGGAAGCCATGAATATTCTCCATACCGCTTTCATTCGGCTCTGTCGGAAGAACGAAGAGAGGAAGAAGAGTCACAATGATCATTTAACGAACCGACTGCTAACCTATATCAAGGGACACTTTTGGGAAAGTGATCTCAGTTTGACCGCGCTTGCCCGGGAAACGCGCACCTCCGAAGCCTATGTATCTTACTTTTTTAAGGAGCAAACAGGCTTGAATTTCTCGGATTACCTGGAGCAGCTCCGAATGGATGAGGCGAAGCGGGAATTGTCGTCTGGCGATAGGCCGGTAAGCGACATCGCTGCTTCTGTTGGCTATCTCTCACTCAATACCTTCAGCCGTGCGTTCAAACGAGTAAATGGCATTAGTGCTACCGAGTATAGACGCCTTCAACGTGAAGGAGAACATGCTTAATCTAAAGAAATGCGTAGTGCTTAATTGATGAATAACAGCCCATTCTAAAATTCTGAATAATGGACCGGAAACATGAAGATTTACGCAGATCCACCCTTCTGTATATACTCCAATCACGGACCGCACCCGGGACGAATCCATTGAAGATTGGAGTGGTAGCCGCTGAGTGGCTGGAAAAGTTTCATCCGCAGCTGGCAGTTGTATGCGCTTTTTTTACTTCCGCTGCTGTACATCATTATTTTCAAGTATGTGCCGATGTACGGAGCGCAAATTGCGTTTAAAGAGTTCAACGTCACGAAGGGGATCAACGGAAGTCCATGGGTAGGATTTGCCCAGTTCGAACGTTTCTTTCAATCGCATGAATTCTGGCGATTGCTGAAGAATACGTTCTCCATCAGCTTGTATACACTGATCGCCAGTTTTCCGTTTCCCATTATGCTGGCGCTTGGACTGAATTATGTAAGGAACCGGCGATTCAAGAATACCGTCCAGATGGTTACATACGCGCCGTATTTCATCTCTCTGGTCGTGCTGGTGGGCTTGATTCTGCAGTTTATGGATCCCAGAACGGGACTCATCAATACGATGCTCGGCTGGATCGGCATCGGTCCGTTTCACTTCATGGCGGAGGCGTCCTGGTTTCAGTCGATCTATGTGTGGTCCCATATCTGGCAGAATGTCGGGTTTTCCTGCATCATTTTTTTGGCAACGCTTTCAGGTATTGATCCGGCACTTCATGAAGCAGCCGTCATGGATGGGGCTACGAAAATGCAGCGGATGCGCCACATTGACCTTCCGGGCATTATGCCCATCGCCATGATTTTGCTCATTCTGAATACGGGGCAAATGCTGGAGACCGGCTTCGAGAAAATTCTGTTAATGCAGAACGCACTGAATTTGCGTTCATCCGAAGTCATTGACACGTATGTGTACAAGGTGGGATTGGTATCCCAAGCGATGAATTTCTCATATGCCACGGCGATTGGATTGTTTAAAGCGATCATCGGTTTCGTGCTGCTGTTGATCGTAAATCAAACGGCCAAAAAGCTGAAGCAGGAGAGTCTATGGTAAGGAAGGGAGGAATCGTATGCAATCACCTGCCATGAAGGAATCCGGCTCGGATCGCGTTTTTACGGTGGTCAACTACGCGATGTTATCCATTTTCCTAATCGTTGTGTTATACCCGCTCATTTATGTAGTCAGCGCCTCATTCAGTTCCAGCAGTGCGGTTTTGTCAGGAAAGGTATGGCTGTGGCCCGTCGAACCGACGCTCGAAGGCTACCGTGCGGTATTCAAAAATACGATGGTTGCCAAAGGCTTCATGAACACACTGTTCTATACGCTGGCAGGCACTGTGATCAATCTCATTCTGTCCGTCATGGCGGCGTACCCGTTATCACGCAAAGATTTTCGGGGCCGCAGCGTGTTCATGCTGTTGTTCGTGTTCACGATGCTGTTTAATGGGGGGCTGATCCCAACCTATCTGCTGGTGAAGGACCTCGGCATGATTGACACGATATGGTCGATGCTGATCCCGGGGGCGCTGTCGGTGTGGAATGTCATCATCATGCGCACGTATTTCCAGACGACCATCCCACAGGAACTGCTGGAGGCTTCCCAGCTGGACGGCTGTACCGATTTTCGCTTCCTGTGGCGCATCGTACTGCCGCTTTCGGGTCCCATCTTGGCCGTTATTGCTTTGTTCTATGCCGTTGGACACTGGAATCAATATTTCAACGCTATGATCTATTTAAAGAGCGCGGATTTGTACCCGCTCCAGCTTGTGCTTCGCGATATTCTGGTTCAGAACGAGGTGAATATCGAAATGCTCGGCGACGCCAAAACCGCTGCGGCCCGGCAAGGGCTGCGGGAGCTGTTGAAATATTCGCTGATCGTCGTGACCTCGGTTCCGCTGTTGATCGTATATCCGTTTTTGCAGAAGTTTTTTGTTAAAGGAGTCATGATCGGTTCGTTAAAGGGATAATCCATCCATTATTCAGGAGGGCGGGACGTTATGAGAAAAAGAACGCGAGTTATTATGGGTGCTTTCACCGCATTCAGCATCCTTCTTGCAGGCTGTACGGGTTCACAGAGCCCGAAGGGCTCGGATGAGGCGCCAAATGCCGGTACCGAGCCAATCGCCTTATCCGAACCGGGGACCTATCCGCTGGTTCAAGAGAAAACCACTTTAAAGGTGATGGTGCGGGGAAATCCGCTGGTTGAGAATTTTGAAACGAATGATTTCACCAAGTGGTACGAAGAAAAAACGAATGTGCACATCGAATGGGAGGTCGTTCCGGAGCAGAGCATACAGGAGAAATTGAATCTTGTTCTTGCCAGCGAGGATTATCCCGACGTCATTATGGGTTTAAATATATCGCCGGCGCAGCAGATGATATACGGCTCGCAGGGTGCCTTTCTTCCGTTGAATGACTTGATTGAGAAGCAGGGGACGAATACGAAGAAAATGTTCCAGGACAATCCGGAGATCCAATCCGCGATCACGGCGCTGGACGGTAACATCTATGCGCTTCCGGAAGTGAATGAATGTTATCACTGTTCCATGAGCCAGAAAATGTGGATTTATGAGCCTTGGCTGAAAAAACTCAATCTGAAGATGCCGGAAACCACGGATGAGCTGTACGAGGTGCTGAAAGCTTTCAAAGAGCAAGATCCGAACGGAAATGGCATGCAGGACGAAATTCCTTTGTCGATTTCTCCGAAATCCTGGAGCTCCTCCATCGATGCGTTCCTATTAAATTCATTCATCTATAATCCGGTTTACGGCTCGAGTTATAAGCATATATTCATAAAAGACGACAAGCTTGACGTTGCCTTTAACAAACCGGAGTGGAGGGAAGGCTTGCGGTATATGAATAAGCTGTACGCTGAGGGGCTCCTCGCTCCGGAGTCGTTCACGCAGGATGATAATCAATTGATACAGATCGGCGAGAATCCCGATACCGTGCTTCTTGGCGCTTCAACAGGCGGCCACCAGGGTATATTTACCCAACTCCTCGGCGAAAGCGGAAGATGGTTGGAATATAAGACCGTGCCGCCGCTCAAGGGACCGAATGGAGTTCGATACGCTGCTCTAGATTCCACCGGAATGAATCCGGGTGCATTTGTCATCACGAAGAAGGCGAAGCATCCTGAGCTCGCCTTGCGTTGGGCGGATGGCCTGTACGAGCGGGAGCATACGCTGCGAAGCGTGTATGGCCGCCCGGACCAGGAATGGCGTGAAGCGAAGGACGGAGAGGTCGGCATCAACGGGGAGCCTGCGGTCTGGTCTGAGCTAAAGTCTTACGGCACGGTGCAGAATATCGCCTGGATTCAAACCGGCCCGAGCTTGCGGACGAATGATTTCCGTCTGAGCGCCGTTGCCAAAGGGGACGACGATCTGGAAGTCGTTTTGTACAATGAGACGAAGAATAAATACGAACCTCACAAACCTACCGATGTCAGCACCGTGCCGCCGTTATTTCTGACCAACGAGCAGGCGTCCGAGGTTGCGGATCTGTCCAAAACGATCAATGATTACGTTGATGAAATGATGGCCCGCTTCGTGATTGGCGATGCCGATCTGGATAAGGACTGGGATGGCTACGTTCAGCAATTGGAGGCCATGAATGTAGCCCGCTATCTGGAAATTTACCAGGAAGCGTATGATGGAAGAAGCAAATAAAGGAGGGATCTTAGAATGAGGGTTGGTGTGAGCACCTACAGCTTGCTGCCGGCTATTCGTGCAGGCGAGATGACGGTGCTGGATGTTGTGGAATGGATAGCCGAGAACGGCGGACAGCACATGGAGATCGTACCCTATGGATTTACGCTGGAGGACAATCCCGAGCTTACTGACGCAGTGCGTGAGCGGGCGGCGGAAGTCGGCATCGCGTTGTCCAATTATTCCATGCCCGCTAATTTCGTCCAGGAGAGCCGGAACGACTTTGATTCGGAGGTGGAACGAATCAAGCGACATGTGGATACGGTCAACCGGCTGGGAATGAAGCATATGCGTCATGACGTGACAGCTTTCACGCTGCCGCCTGAGAAGATGGGCATTGATTATGTGGAAACCCATCTGGATAGGATTGTAGAAGGGTGTCGTCTTATTGCAGATTACGCAGCCGGGTACGGTATTACGACTACGATCGAGAACCATGGCGTGAGCGTACAGGCGAGCGACCGTGTACAGCGTGTGCTTCAGGCGGTCGACCGACCGAACTTCAAGACAACTCTGGATATCGGGAACTTTCTATGCGTTGACGAGCAGCCGCTGGTTGGCGTGAATCGCAACCTGCCGCTGGCCTCGCTCATCCATGTGAAAGACTTCTATTATCGTCCGTTTGATCAGGACCCGGGTGGGGGGAAATGGTTCAGAACATCCCATGGCAATTACCTCCGAGGCTCGATCTTCGGCCAAGGTGATATCGATGTTCGCCAGATTCTGCGTCTCATTAAGAACGAGGGTTATGACGGAGACATTACGCTGGAATTCGAGGGTATGGAAGAATGCCGGGAAGGAACCCGGCTGGGTCTAGACAATCTGAAGCGGTTATGGGACGAAGCGTAGAAGCTTCCTCCGAATCCATTGGATATTGAGTTGCTTCATAGTATATTGAATGCACAAAAGAAACCGTTCTTTTCGTAAATGGTGTGGGTAGCCCCGCCATTTTACCAAAGAACGGTTTCTTTACGTCTAAATAAGTAGCATTCTGCAAGACATAGCGGAGAGGACGAATCGATTCCAGACAAGCGACAGCACTCGCTTTTACCCGTTTTACTTTCCGTTCGAATTCATATAATATATAACGTGGATATTGTTTATCCGATTTAATCATGAATGGTTATATGAGTGTGTAGTTTAGATAATTTTCCTGTATGAGGTGCTGTTTATGCATATGAAAACCGGCGTGGAACAGTCGGTGTACGCCCTGGTTCTGCTGAATATGCTGCCGGACAAGGCCGTGCTGCCCGGGGAAGCGATCAGCCAACAGCTGGGGACATCGGCAACCTATTTTCAGAAACTGTTAAGGAAGCTGGTAACAGCAGACATCATCACGTCTGTTCCCGGTATCAAGGGTGGTTTTAGATTAAAGAAGAAACCCGAGGATATCCGTGTATACGACGTATACCTCGCGGTAGAAGGGCAGCAATCCCTCTATTCATCCCACGGAATACTGGTAGACATGCTGGACTTGGAAAAGGAAGAAAGCTGCTGCCTGTTATCCGATTTAATGAAAGAAGCAGAGTCATCCTGGAAGGCTGTATTAAAGCGAGAGACCATCGCTTCGCTGACGGAGGAGATGCGCGGTGAGCGCTTTAAGG
This Paenibacillus sp. JZ16 DNA region includes the following protein-coding sequences:
- a CDS encoding DUF2243 domain-containing protein produces the protein MKSTKSKEHQLQRRRYSARNLWAGILFGLGLVGFIDEVVFHQLLHWHHFYDKSTSDIGLVSDGLFHAFSWFATIGSSFMLADLHRRNAFWLKRWIGGILLGGGAFQLYDGIIQHKWMRLHQIRYNVDIRPYDWIWNLIAAGMIIVGVILIVRTQNRALSREA
- a CDS encoding cytochrome P450 family protein, with the protein product MTNANESLKNVLFTKEFTHNPYPVYEKLRQSDPILNLQFPDGRFGWLISNYEQAVEALKDGRLSKDVAKAMGQEQTSVFSTNMLFSDPPDHKRLRGLVQKGFTPQRIADMRGHIQEIADNLLDAVSSRDTINLIDDYAFKLPIIVISEILGVPTEDQDKFRVWSNSIIGASNQELNEQVVQHMNEFIAYLKDWFPKVREQPGDDLISQLVIAENQGDRLSEQELYGVVTLMIIAGHETTVNLIGNGVLALLEHPEQRKLLQEQPELIHGAIEEMLRYNGPVEFSTSRWAAEDMDFHGVHMKKGDLVVIALNSANRDASQFENPDIFDITREKSQHLAFGKGIHLCLGAPLARLEGEIAINTLLRRYPHFELQRDIDELEWRPGMIVRGVKEIPISLHA
- a CDS encoding helix-turn-helix domain-containing protein is translated as MKSVSGEKAALLVRFFIPYAVILVGSLLVGWFAYGKTAELIESETVRTTSAALQQIQEALDQRFAEIENLARQMSSESKVLSFQFEKEPFAGTGPYRLWDLEKSLFNYKLFNHFIVDYYIAYRNSNMIVSPRKVYTVDQYYRMQLHYDDQPLSEWKQALFGQYHYKTYAPGHSVVYEGKPYSVVSYMQSFGNKRSSGVVTVLINNMQIQDMLRKVDPEQEGFAYIADQNGNLISSIGLKEPDVLKALPKKGGYSHIRLGGQEMLVTQSTSQYNGWSYVSAQPKSVVLQKVNYIKQLTLAIFITALLLGLGIAGYLAYRSSRPFLKILQLLPSSRRDVKHAIARNAVDYIGHSVSELIESHHTLKERLEEQIPMLRNVVVDRLLKGGFTSMQEIDAAMEHAQVQLRGSHHAVALLHIRGYQEPFMEEMLMELDIVKINIRDRIQSLCGEEVLLHDFGENQLVLILSGTAADNADFTTRMRAYIQGIYEHLSAIPDTGLYIAVGECQSSIAELYRSYGEARFVLHHAGWSEKTPILFHAEMETPPFTYYYPADEEMRLIQLVKAGNLDETKQLLLQIKEKNRSERQLPMAVEKLLAQELSGTLMKCCEQTGDDGSGRTEEMDAVIRALHPVMSPAEAMNILHTAFIRLCRKNEERKKSHNDHLTNRLLTYIKGHFWESDLSLTALARETRTSEAYVSYFFKEQTGLNFSDYLEQLRMDEAKRELSSGDRPVSDIAASVGYLSLNTFSRAFKRVNGISATEYRRLQREGEHA
- a CDS encoding ABC transporter permease, whose translation is MYALFLLPLLYIIIFKYVPMYGAQIAFKEFNVTKGINGSPWVGFAQFERFFQSHEFWRLLKNTFSISLYTLIASFPFPIMLALGLNYVRNRRFKNTVQMVTYAPYFISLVVLVGLILQFMDPRTGLINTMLGWIGIGPFHFMAEASWFQSIYVWSHIWQNVGFSCIIFLATLSGIDPALHEAAVMDGATKMQRMRHIDLPGIMPIAMILLILNTGQMLETGFEKILLMQNALNLRSSEVIDTYVYKVGLVSQAMNFSYATAIGLFKAIIGFVLLLIVNQTAKKLKQESLW
- a CDS encoding carbohydrate ABC transporter permease: MQSPAMKESGSDRVFTVVNYAMLSIFLIVVLYPLIYVVSASFSSSSAVLSGKVWLWPVEPTLEGYRAVFKNTMVAKGFMNTLFYTLAGTVINLILSVMAAYPLSRKDFRGRSVFMLLFVFTMLFNGGLIPTYLLVKDLGMIDTIWSMLIPGALSVWNVIIMRTYFQTTIPQELLEASQLDGCTDFRFLWRIVLPLSGPILAVIALFYAVGHWNQYFNAMIYLKSADLYPLQLVLRDILVQNEVNIEMLGDAKTAAARQGLRELLKYSLIVVTSVPLLIVYPFLQKFFVKGVMIGSLKG
- a CDS encoding ABC transporter substrate-binding protein; its protein translation is MRKRTRVIMGAFTAFSILLAGCTGSQSPKGSDEAPNAGTEPIALSEPGTYPLVQEKTTLKVMVRGNPLVENFETNDFTKWYEEKTNVHIEWEVVPEQSIQEKLNLVLASEDYPDVIMGLNISPAQQMIYGSQGAFLPLNDLIEKQGTNTKKMFQDNPEIQSAITALDGNIYALPEVNECYHCSMSQKMWIYEPWLKKLNLKMPETTDELYEVLKAFKEQDPNGNGMQDEIPLSISPKSWSSSIDAFLLNSFIYNPVYGSSYKHIFIKDDKLDVAFNKPEWREGLRYMNKLYAEGLLAPESFTQDDNQLIQIGENPDTVLLGASTGGHQGIFTQLLGESGRWLEYKTVPPLKGPNGVRYAALDSTGMNPGAFVITKKAKHPELALRWADGLYEREHTLRSVYGRPDQEWREAKDGEVGINGEPAVWSELKSYGTVQNIAWIQTGPSLRTNDFRLSAVAKGDDDLEVVLYNETKNKYEPHKPTDVSTVPPLFLTNEQASEVADLSKTINDYVDEMMARFVIGDADLDKDWDGYVQQLEAMNVARYLEIYQEAYDGRSK
- a CDS encoding sugar phosphate isomerase/epimerase family protein; translated protein: MRVGVSTYSLLPAIRAGEMTVLDVVEWIAENGGQHMEIVPYGFTLEDNPELTDAVRERAAEVGIALSNYSMPANFVQESRNDFDSEVERIKRHVDTVNRLGMKHMRHDVTAFTLPPEKMGIDYVETHLDRIVEGCRLIADYAAGYGITTTIENHGVSVQASDRVQRVLQAVDRPNFKTTLDIGNFLCVDEQPLVGVNRNLPLASLIHVKDFYYRPFDQDPGGGKWFRTSHGNYLRGSIFGQGDIDVRQILRLIKNEGYDGDITLEFEGMEECREGTRLGLDNLKRLWDEA
- a CDS encoding RrF2 family transcriptional regulator, producing the protein MHMKTGVEQSVYALVLLNMLPDKAVLPGEAISQQLGTSATYFQKLLRKLVTADIITSVPGIKGGFRLKKKPEDIRVYDVYLAVEGQQSLYSSHGILVDMLDLEKEESCCLLSDLMKEAESSWKAVLKRETIASLTEEMRGERFKDKVAALEEWINNKMVI